A part of Entelurus aequoreus isolate RoL-2023_Sb linkage group LG10, RoL_Eaeq_v1.1, whole genome shotgun sequence genomic DNA contains:
- the lim2.3 gene encoding lens intrinsic membrane protein 2.3, with the protein MYSFMGGGLFCAGVGNILLIVSTATDYWMQYRHSSNYMHQGLWRYCVPGKCMTHTDSIAYWDATRAFMILSLLACFIGIVIGVMAFIHYSSFDGFDKTFAAGILFFISCFFVLLAMAVYTGVTVNYYGKRYGSWRFSWSYIMGWVAVVLTFFSGIFYMCAYRMHECPRNSNSR; encoded by the exons ATGTACAGCTTCATGGGAGGCGGCTTGTTCTGTGCCGGAGTGGGCAACATTCTCCTCATCGTCTCCACGGCAACAGACTACTGGATGCAGTACCGCCACTCCAGCAACTACATGCACCAGGGCCTGTGGCGCTACTGTGTGCCCGGAAAATGCATGACGCACACCGACAGCATCG CGTACTGGGACGCCACCCGAGCCTTCATGATCCTTTCCCTGCTGGCGTGCTTCATCGGCATCGTGATCGGGGTCATGGCCTTCATCCACTACTCCTCCTTTGACGGCTTTGACAAGACCTTTGCAGCCGGCATCCTCTTCTTCATATCCT GCTTCTTCGTGCTGCTGGCCATGGCGGTGTACACGGGCGTGACGGTCAACTACTACGGCAAACGCTACGGGAGCTGGCGCTTCTCCTGGTCGTACATTATGGGCTGGGTGGCGGTGGTGCTCACCTTCTTCTCAG GTATCTTCTACATGTGTGCCTACCGGATGCACGAATGCCCGCGCAACTCCAACTCGCGCTGA